In a single window of the Flavobacterium sp. W4I14 genome:
- a CDS encoding tellurite methyltransferase (product_source=KO:K16868; cath_funfam=3.40.50.150; cog=COG0500; ko=KO:K16868; pfam=PF08241; superfamily=53335), with translation MSGFHRQADLQELYGNIDIYLFDQLLKGTYSGCNRILDAGCGGGRNAYFFLKQGFEVFGADQDPDAIAEVQQLASKFAQGPDADHFVVAEIDKLPFEDNTFDLVICSAVLHFAENLQHFEKMLGSMWRVLRKDGYFFCRLASDIGIESSLQFVGNGRYILPDGSERFLVNQEMLLRLTRMLGATLHEPIKTTVVQNMRSMTTWCLRK, from the coding sequence ATGAGCGGATTTCACAGGCAGGCTGATCTACAGGAGCTTTATGGAAACATCGATATTTATCTTTTTGATCAGCTATTAAAGGGTACATATAGTGGCTGTAACCGTATTTTAGACGCTGGTTGCGGTGGGGGAAGGAATGCTTATTTCTTCTTGAAACAGGGATTTGAAGTGTTTGGGGCTGATCAAGATCCAGATGCGATTGCAGAGGTTCAGCAGCTGGCCTCGAAGTTTGCACAAGGTCCGGACGCTGATCATTTTGTCGTGGCAGAAATTGATAAGTTGCCTTTTGAGGACAATACTTTTGATCTGGTGATATGCAGCGCAGTGCTGCACTTTGCCGAAAATCTACAGCATTTCGAGAAGATGTTGGGTTCTATGTGGCGGGTGCTGAGAAAGGATGGCTATTTTTTCTGTAGACTGGCATCAGACATAGGCATTGAGTCATCATTGCAGTTTGTGGGCAATGGCAGGTATATCCTGCCCGATGGCTCTGAGCGGTTTCTGGTCAATCAGGAAATGCTGCTTAGATTGACCCGCATGCTTGGCGCTACATTACACGAGCCGATCAAGACCACTGTTGTGCAGAACATGCGGAGTATGACAACTTGGTGCCTGCGAAAATAA
- a CDS encoding hypothetical protein (product_source=Hypo-rule applied) has translation MNPLKGRSPPIPDLRKAEHAGNIAPMGQIIKQFFIKHLKSKIMKNQSINIANGKAEFLDIKGAKNPIYQPMAGKVINAESKAAVKDEPKKEEISSAARTETVKGNTEAPKSLGAVVQPEPLKAEKTEAFKAETKNEKPALNLEGTLKLVEELHRRMVQRGRLVYTIDNLDKFEVEQKEEAEDTTSNYYQGCELEITDDKRNKFSTKNPVIIKAVALCVRDLCTNRLAEIEAEITLPA, from the coding sequence ATGAACCCATTAAAAGGAAGAAGCCCGCCGATCCCAGACCTCCGCAAGGCGGAGCATGCCGGAAACATCGCCCCAATGGGGCAGATCATCAAACAGTTTTTTATCAAACATTTAAAATCAAAAATCATGAAAAATCAAAGTATCAATATAGCAAACGGAAAAGCAGAATTTTTAGATATCAAAGGTGCCAAAAACCCGATCTATCAACCTATGGCAGGAAAGGTTATAAATGCTGAAAGTAAAGCAGCGGTAAAGGATGAACCAAAAAAAGAGGAAATCTCATCGGCCGCCAGAACTGAAACTGTAAAGGGAAATACCGAAGCACCAAAATCGCTTGGAGCAGTCGTTCAGCCTGAACCACTAAAAGCAGAAAAAACCGAAGCGTTTAAAGCGGAAACCAAAAACGAAAAACCTGCGCTGAATTTGGAAGGAACATTAAAACTGGTAGAAGAGCTGCACCGCCGAATGGTGCAAAGAGGTAGACTAGTCTATACCATAGATAACCTCGACAAATTCGAAGTAGAGCAAAAAGAGGAAGCAGAAGATACCACCTCCAATTATTACCAGGGCTGTGAACTTGAAATCACAGATGATAAACGCAATAAGTTTTCAACCAAAAACCCTGTAATCATTAAAGCGGTAGCGCTGTGTGTACGTGATTTATGCACCAACCGTTTAGCTGAAATCGAAGCAGAAATTACCCTTCCCGCTTAA
- a CDS encoding hypothetical protein (product_source=Hypo-rule applied): MHSRLLMVEGRLQREGQVVHVIVSKCFDFTKMLSKLVQRETDELPVLTLARGDEKTAPYPAQDKRSQVREEAPKDAFHRGRNFK; this comes from the coding sequence TTGCATTCCAGACTGCTGATGGTTGAAGGCAGGTTACAGCGCGAAGGACAGGTGGTGCATGTGATTGTGAGCAAGTGTTTTGATTTCACCAAAATGCTGAGCAAGCTGGTACAGCGGGAAACCGATGAGCTACCGGTGTTGACTTTGGCCAGGGGTGATGAGAAAACCGCGCCTTATCCTGCGCAGGATAAACGGTCACAGGTAAGGGAAGAAGCACCGAAAGATGCATTCCATAGGGGAAGGAATTTCAAATAG
- a CDS encoding nucleotidyltransferase/DNA polymerase involved in DNA repair (product_source=COG0389; cog=COG0389; pfam=PF00817; superfamily=56672): protein MQRRFVSIWFRQLLADWQLIRRPELAEVPFVFAAPDHGRMMITAVSPLAFGFGVEAGMRAADAKAICPGLEVLDDKPGRPRNLLRRLGEWCVRYSPIVAIDEFGMDGLLLDVSGCTHLWGGEREYLKEIFSRLKAKGYTVRVAIADTPGAAWAVSHYGKVTPLIPVGGHPEALLGLVPEALRLEQPVLARLRKLGFYQIKSFVSMPRSVLRRRFGGDFLMRLGQALGSEAEALVPLQVPVPFSERLPCVEPIRTRTGIEIAITNMLESLCRRMQTEGKGLRTGVLTASPD from the coding sequence ATGCAAAGGCGTTTTGTCTCCATATGGTTTCGTCAGCTCCTGGCTGACTGGCAGCTGATCCGTAGGCCGGAACTCGCTGAGGTACCTTTTGTATTTGCAGCGCCCGATCATGGGCGGATGATGATCACCGCGGTCAGCCCCCTGGCCTTTGGTTTTGGGGTGGAAGCCGGGATGCGGGCGGCGGATGCCAAGGCAATCTGCCCGGGACTCGAGGTGCTGGACGATAAACCCGGACGTCCGCGGAATCTGCTGCGCAGGCTGGGAGAATGGTGCGTGAGGTATTCGCCCATCGTTGCCATTGATGAGTTTGGTATGGATGGGCTGCTACTGGATGTATCCGGTTGTACACACCTTTGGGGCGGGGAGCGTGAATATTTAAAAGAGATCTTTTCAAGGCTGAAGGCTAAGGGCTATACGGTGCGGGTGGCAATAGCGGATACACCCGGTGCCGCCTGGGCAGTTTCCCATTATGGTAAAGTAACACCGCTGATTCCCGTCGGTGGTCATCCCGAGGCTTTGCTTGGACTGGTACCGGAGGCTTTGCGTTTGGAGCAGCCGGTACTGGCCAGGCTGCGCAAGCTGGGGTTTTACCAGATCAAAAGTTTTGTTTCTATGCCCAGGTCGGTGCTGCGCAGGCGGTTTGGCGGGGATTTTCTGATGCGGCTGGGACAGGCTTTGGGCAGCGAAGCTGAGGCGTTGGTTCCTTTGCAGGTACCGGTGCCTTTTAGCGAAAGACTGCCTTGTGTGGAACCGATCAGAACGCGCACAGGAATTGAGATTGCCATTACCAATATGCTGGAAAGTTTATGCAGGCGGATGCAGACTGAAGGCAAAGGATTACGTACTGGGGTGTTGACCGCGTCACCGGATTGA
- a CDS encoding hypothetical protein (product_source=Hypo-rule applied) has product MKTEEIFFIVRVEVKTEHGHINETLQEMERSSRFFMTNTPKVKVIRSEILTTQMRNLKNRNHGT; this is encoded by the coding sequence ATGAAAACAGAAGAAATATTTTTTATCGTCCGCGTCGAGGTAAAGACTGAACATGGACACATCAATGAAACCCTTCAGGAAATGGAAAGATCCTCACGCTTCTTTATGACCAATACCCCCAAAGTAAAGGTCATCAGGTCTGAAATCTTAACAACCCAAATGCGAAACCTGAAAAATAGAAACCATGGCACATAA
- a CDS encoding alkylated DNA repair dioxygenase AlkB (product_source=COG3145; cath_funfam=2.60.120.590; cog=COG3145; pfam=PF13532; superfamily=51197) has translation MWINQQNLLTKPCKTKQKGITHANIFSYSTKYLNLLHEPFFRNSTIRRGVKRYRDFELPDTELRLWQHLFDKTTSDHYYKTLLQDSPWQQRVRKMYDKVIADPRLTAYYGGENGHKWTPMLLEIKAAIEQITEITFDRVLLNLYRDGKDSVAWHSDNLPADGKYHHIASITFGDTRIFKVRHKTRKDIHRIDIPLTHGSLLLMGETMQEHYEHHVPKTTRTVGPRINLTFRISESSKPV, from the coding sequence ATGTGGATAAATCAACAAAATTTGTTGACAAAACCCTGTAAAACAAAACAAAAAGGAATAACACATGCTAATATTTTTAGTTATTCAACAAAATATTTAAATTTGTTGCATGAACCTTTTTTCAGAAACAGCACTATTCGACGGGGAGTTAAAAGGTACCGGGACTTTGAATTACCGGACACCGAACTGCGGCTATGGCAGCATTTGTTTGACAAAACAACCTCGGACCATTATTATAAAACACTGCTCCAAGACTCACCCTGGCAGCAGCGCGTGCGCAAGATGTACGATAAGGTAATCGCCGATCCACGCCTGACCGCTTACTATGGTGGGGAAAACGGACACAAGTGGACACCGATGCTGCTTGAAATTAAAGCAGCCATTGAGCAAATTACCGAAATCACATTCGACCGTGTACTTTTAAACCTCTACCGGGACGGAAAAGATTCTGTGGCCTGGCACAGCGACAACCTGCCGGCAGATGGAAAATACCACCACATTGCCTCGATAACCTTTGGCGACACCAGGATTTTCAAAGTGCGCCACAAAACAAGAAAGGATATCCATCGGATAGACATCCCGCTAACACATGGAAGTTTACTACTTATGGGCGAAACCATGCAGGAACATTACGAACACCACGTACCCAAAACAACCAGAACCGTTGGCCCAAGGATCAACCTTACTTTCCGGATTTCAGAATCCTCCAAACCGGTCTAA
- a CDS encoding hypothetical protein (product_source=Hypo-rule applied), translating to MMYAAFFELLDQLYWKEYAENLQKEGPKAFDLPTDSF from the coding sequence ATGATGTATGCCGCATTTTTTGAACTCCTCGACCAGCTATACTGGAAAGAATATGCCGAAAACCTGCAGAAAGAGGGGCCAAAGGCTTTTGATCTGCCTACAGACAGTTTTTAA
- a CDS encoding nucleotidyltransferase/DNA polymerase involved in DNA repair (product_source=COG0389; cog=COG0389), protein MQIAIGTSGATHSVSHLFKLFQLKIDQIRPGLGIELFVLDAPKVDPVEVPQEEMWTSRPGMDDQSVIRLLDRVAGKIGPQVIHRYLPATCYWPERAVLQASSVTEKPASEWRMEKPRPTELLKRPDPIEVMALIPDHPPAFFIYRGVRHQVVKADGPERIEREWWLDSGEHRDYYQVEDDQGRRYWLFRSGHYNGDQKYKWFIHGFFA, encoded by the coding sequence GTGCAGATCGCTATCGGTACCAGCGGGGCTACCCATAGTGTTTCCCATTTGTTTAAACTTTTCCAGCTAAAGATAGACCAGATCCGGCCGGGACTGGGAATTGAGCTGTTCGTACTGGATGCACCTAAAGTGGATCCGGTCGAAGTGCCGCAGGAGGAGATGTGGACGTCACGGCCCGGAATGGATGATCAGAGTGTGATCAGGCTACTGGACAGGGTGGCGGGAAAGATCGGGCCGCAGGTGATCCACCGGTATTTACCGGCTACCTGCTACTGGCCGGAGCGGGCGGTGCTGCAGGCCAGCTCTGTTACCGAAAAGCCCGCAAGTGAGTGGCGGATGGAGAAACCACGGCCAACCGAACTTTTGAAACGGCCTGACCCGATTGAAGTGATGGCGCTGATCCCTGATCATCCGCCCGCTTTTTTTATTTATAGGGGCGTGCGGCATCAGGTTGTGAAAGCGGATGGGCCGGAACGGATAGAGCGGGAATGGTGGCTGGATAGCGGCGAGCACCGGGATTATTATCAGGTGGAGGATGATCAGGGCCGCAGGTACTGGCTGTTCCGTTCGGGCCACTATAACGGGGATCAAAAGTACAAGTGGTTTATACATGGATTTTTTGCTTAG
- a CDS encoding error-prone DNA polymerase (product_source=KO:K14162; cath_funfam=3.20.20.140; cog=COG0587; ko=KO:K14162; pfam=PF02811,PF07733,PF14579,PF17657; smart=SM00481; superfamily=89550; tigrfam=TIGR00594), with translation MGYSELQVTSNFSFLRGASHASELVDQAEAYGYHKIAVTDRNTLAGIVRAHAACKGKNVKLIPACRLDLLDGPSLLAYPTDKEAYGRLSALLTLGNLRAEKGSCHLSRADVYAHSKGMIFILVMPGVLNRRFEYDPDFVLALAQYREAFGGQLYLAATRTYQGNDDKLIFRTAQLSDFYGIPVVATNDVHYHDPSRRELQDVLTCVREKCTVQEAGFRLHQNAERYMKEVAEMERLFRRYPSAIENTMVIADACNFSLDELKYVYPEEINRSGRAPLEELEYLTWKGAHDFYGEVIPEKVVNMVNHEMSFVRQMDYANYFLFVEDIVREARSRGILCQGRGSAANSAICFCLGITSVNPMKFDLLFERFISSERNEPPDIDVDFEHERREEIIQYIYNKYGRDRAAIVATVTQQHQKGAIRDVGKAMGLSVDTINRLSGSLWEYTDEWFEGKRVTESGLDPDDPHLKKTLELTGQMMGFPRQLGQHTGGFVVTQGKLTDLCPILNARMEDRTNIEWNKDDIDALGFLKVDVLALGMLTCIRKAFDLCRDHYGRQYTLANIPQDDPDVYDMICLADTLGVFQIESRAQMSMLPRLKPREFYDLVIEVAIVRPGPIQGDMVHPYLRRRNKEEPVVYPSKELEEILGRTLGVPLFQEQAMKIAIVAAGFTPAEADGLRRSMATFKFKGMVNQYEQKLIEGMMGKGYTEEFARRIFKQLEGFGSYGFPESHAASFALLVYVSCWLKHYYPDAFAAALLNSMPMGFYQPAQIVIDAQKHGVEVKEVDVNCSLWDNLLEEKTVKYFTVRLGFRQIKGLREEEMELLVLARGAGFRSITALRDAGVSLASLEKLADADAFRSMGLDRRKALWEVSALHDMPVEMFKGQPSESVLETQVELPLMSKGEHVVQDYATVGLSLKAHPVSFVRSQLDMLNIRSCHTINNDSIDGQLVKVAGLVLVRQRP, from the coding sequence ATGGGATATAGTGAATTGCAGGTGACTTCAAACTTTAGTTTTTTGCGGGGCGCCTCACATGCCAGTGAGCTGGTCGATCAGGCAGAGGCTTACGGTTATCATAAGATTGCGGTCACTGACCGGAATACTTTGGCAGGGATCGTCCGGGCGCATGCAGCTTGCAAGGGGAAGAATGTGAAGCTGATCCCGGCCTGCCGGCTGGATTTACTGGATGGGCCAAGTTTATTGGCTTATCCGACGGACAAAGAAGCTTACGGCAGGTTGTCGGCGCTATTGACGCTGGGAAACCTGCGGGCAGAAAAAGGTTCCTGTCATCTTTCCCGGGCTGATGTGTATGCGCACAGTAAGGGCATGATCTTTATCCTGGTGATGCCCGGGGTATTGAACCGCAGGTTTGAATATGATCCGGATTTCGTGTTGGCATTGGCGCAGTACCGGGAGGCATTTGGCGGCCAACTGTATCTTGCGGCAACAAGGACCTATCAGGGGAATGACGATAAACTGATTTTCCGCACCGCCCAGCTATCTGATTTTTACGGGATCCCGGTGGTGGCGACCAATGATGTGCATTACCATGATCCGTCGCGCCGCGAATTGCAGGATGTGCTGACCTGCGTGCGGGAGAAATGTACGGTTCAGGAGGCGGGTTTCCGTTTGCACCAGAACGCGGAGCGCTATATGAAAGAAGTGGCGGAGATGGAGCGTTTGTTCAGGAGGTATCCTTCGGCCATTGAAAATACGATGGTGATTGCTGATGCCTGTAACTTTTCGCTGGACGAGCTGAAATATGTGTACCCTGAGGAGATCAACCGGAGTGGGCGCGCTCCGCTGGAAGAACTGGAATACCTGACCTGGAAGGGTGCACATGATTTTTATGGCGAGGTGATCCCGGAAAAGGTGGTCAATATGGTGAATCATGAAATGTCTTTTGTCCGGCAGATGGATTACGCGAATTACTTCCTTTTTGTGGAGGATATTGTGCGGGAAGCAAGGAGCAGGGGGATTCTTTGCCAGGGAAGGGGATCGGCCGCAAACTCTGCAATCTGCTTTTGCCTGGGCATTACTTCGGTCAACCCGATGAAGTTTGACCTGCTCTTTGAGCGGTTCATTTCTTCTGAGCGGAACGAACCTCCGGACATTGATGTGGATTTTGAGCATGAAAGGCGGGAAGAGATCATCCAGTACATTTATAACAAATATGGCCGCGACCGTGCAGCTATTGTCGCCACGGTTACCCAGCAGCACCAGAAAGGGGCGATCCGGGATGTGGGCAAGGCAATGGGTTTATCGGTAGATACGATCAACCGGCTTTCCGGTTCGCTCTGGGAATATACAGACGAGTGGTTTGAAGGAAAACGGGTTACAGAATCTGGCCTGGATCCGGATGACCCGCATTTGAAAAAGACGCTGGAACTGACCGGGCAGATGATGGGCTTTCCAAGACAGCTGGGACAGCATACCGGTGGTTTCGTGGTGACGCAGGGGAAGCTCACGGATCTGTGCCCGATCCTGAATGCACGGATGGAAGACCGGACCAATATCGAATGGAACAAGGATGATATTGATGCACTGGGCTTTTTAAAGGTGGATGTGCTGGCACTGGGAATGCTGACCTGTATCCGCAAGGCTTTTGATCTGTGCCGCGATCATTACGGCAGGCAATATACACTGGCCAATATTCCCCAGGATGATCCGGATGTATATGATATGATCTGTCTGGCGGATACCCTTGGCGTATTCCAGATCGAAAGCCGGGCACAGATGTCGATGCTGCCCAGGTTAAAGCCCAGGGAATTTTATGACCTGGTGATTGAAGTAGCGATCGTCCGCCCGGGGCCGATCCAGGGGGACATGGTGCACCCTTATCTAAGGCGGAGAAATAAAGAAGAACCCGTGGTGTATCCGTCCAAAGAGTTGGAGGAAATTTTGGGGCGTACGCTCGGCGTACCGCTTTTCCAGGAACAGGCGATGAAGATTGCGATTGTCGCCGCCGGGTTTACGCCCGCGGAGGCGGACGGCCTGCGCAGAAGTATGGCTACCTTCAAGTTTAAAGGGATGGTGAACCAGTATGAACAGAAACTGATCGAGGGGATGATGGGCAAAGGATATACCGAGGAATTTGCCCGTAGGATATTCAAGCAGCTGGAGGGATTTGGAAGTTATGGTTTCCCAGAAAGCCATGCGGCCAGTTTTGCCTTGCTGGTCTATGTATCCTGCTGGCTGAAGCATTATTATCCCGATGCATTTGCGGCTGCTTTGCTGAACAGTATGCCCATGGGTTTTTACCAGCCTGCGCAGATTGTGATCGATGCACAGAAACATGGCGTTGAAGTAAAGGAAGTGGATGTGAACTGCTCGCTATGGGATAATTTACTGGAAGAAAAGACGGTGAAATATTTTACGGTCCGTTTGGGCTTCAGGCAGATCAAGGGATTGCGGGAAGAGGAGATGGAACTGCTGGTCTTGGCCCGGGGAGCAGGATTTAGGAGTATTACTGCTTTGCGCGATGCAGGCGTATCACTTGCTTCACTGGAAAAACTGGCTGATGCAGATGCGTTCCGTTCAATGGGCCTTGACCGGAGGAAAGCCTTGTGGGAAGTTTCTGCCCTGCACGATATGCCGGTGGAGATGTTTAAGGGTCAACCTTCAGAGAGCGTATTGGAAACGCAGGTGGAGCTGCCGCTGATGAGTAAGGGTGAGCATGTCGTGCAGGATTATGCCACTGTAGGTCTGTCACTGAAAGCACACCCGGTGAGTTTTGTGCGCTCACAATTGGATATGCTGAATATCCGGTCCTGTCATACGATCAATAATGATTCCATCGATGGACAGCTGGTCAAGGTCGCGGGGCTGGTGCTGGTTAGGCAAAGACCCTGA
- a CDS encoding protein ImuA (product_source=KO:K14160; cath_funfam=3.40.50.300; cog=COG4544; ko=KO:K14160; superfamily=52540): protein MDAKKEIVIKLQQDILLWQGFKPQAGARAERVGLGEIEQVFPGGVFPKRAIHEFITVLPEDSAASDGFIAGLLAVLMQDGAACVWVGTSRRLFPASLSAFNVEPERIIFMDVHTEKEVLWVTEEALKCQGLAAVVSELNNLSFIESRRLQLAVEESGVTGFILRKDACKAASTVATARWKISPLPTDTADGMPGLGFPRWQVELLKVRNGKPGSFVLEWAGEGFQEVSDHAAVKKLANETVWAEHDGRQIG, encoded by the coding sequence ATGGATGCTAAAAAGGAAATCGTAATCAAACTCCAGCAGGACATCCTGCTATGGCAGGGCTTTAAGCCCCAGGCCGGGGCCAGGGCGGAGCGTGTCGGACTTGGTGAGATCGAGCAGGTCTTCCCCGGCGGAGTCTTTCCCAAAAGGGCGATCCATGAATTTATTACCGTTTTGCCGGAAGATTCGGCAGCCAGTGACGGCTTTATTGCAGGGCTGCTTGCTGTACTGATGCAGGATGGTGCGGCTTGTGTGTGGGTGGGTACCTCCCGTAGGTTGTTTCCTGCCTCGTTAAGCGCTTTTAACGTGGAACCCGAGCGGATCATTTTTATGGATGTGCACACAGAGAAAGAGGTGCTCTGGGTGACTGAGGAGGCCCTGAAGTGTCAGGGGCTTGCGGCAGTCGTTTCCGAACTGAATAATTTGAGTTTCATAGAATCACGCCGGTTGCAACTGGCGGTGGAAGAAAGCGGGGTTACTGGTTTTATCCTGCGCAAGGATGCCTGTAAAGCGGCAAGCACAGTGGCTACCGCCAGGTGGAAGATCAGTCCTTTGCCCACCGATACAGCAGATGGGATGCCTGGCCTGGGCTTTCCGCGCTGGCAGGTGGAGCTGTTGAAAGTGCGTAACGGCAAACCGGGCAGCTTCGTGCTGGAATGGGCAGGTGAGGGTTTCCAGGAGGTTAGCGATCATGCTGCCGTGAAAAAACTGGCTAATGAGACGGTATGGGCTGAACATGATGGCAGACAGATTGGATAA
- a CDS encoding hypothetical protein (product_source=Hypo-rule applied; cath_funfam=3.30.1010.10; superfamily=52833) produces the protein MKQQPIVLYVDTDDRESFLSYTQDPKKISKNINHFGEEYTQDIEIRKSIYSDDVVSINMVGKYICILHTNTDSQRMLLFDSTAITEINTIEAFLLKLFNKELSEDFLYKLKYLKSQPQHLFCTVLLSNGGE, from the coding sequence ATGAAACAGCAGCCTATTGTATTATATGTTGATACCGACGACAGGGAGAGCTTTCTAAGCTATACCCAAGATCCCAAAAAGATTTCCAAAAATATAAACCATTTTGGAGAAGAGTATACTCAGGACATCGAAATACGAAAATCCATATACTCCGACGATGTGGTCAGTATAAACATGGTTGGAAAATACATTTGTATTTTACATACAAATACAGATAGTCAGAGGATGCTACTTTTTGATTCCACGGCTATTACAGAAATAAATACGATTGAGGCTTTTCTACTGAAACTATTCAATAAAGAGCTGTCTGAGGATTTTTTGTACAAACTAAAATATCTTAAATCTCAGCCTCAGCATCTCTTTTGTACAGTATTGTTAAGTAATGGAGGGGAGTAA
- a CDS encoding 6-phosphogluconolactonase (product_source=KO:K07404; cath_funfam=2.130.10.10; cog=COG2706; ko=KO:K07404; pfam=PF10282; superfamily=50974): MTAYLIMRKYFLSLYLIFCGFVSEGQQTVLFIGSYNLDKSLPGIYVYSFDNTTGKLSKITDCSGVLNPSFLTLSNDGRYLYACTDSRAGQKGSVSSFKFDRQLTPISQQPTGAANPVYVALDKTERWLLSGSYTGGGTAAFPVGRNGEIDKAAQIFLFQDSSVKQQQKSSHIHSVNFSPNGQMVYLPDLGADKIRDFHFDGSKKMPLSQESFTRTAPGSGPRHMAFHPRGKFAYCLSELSGAVTVYLVKNGRLDSIQEIGLHDKLHQFYSSADIHLSPDGLFLYASNRGEENNIAIFRVNNKSGKLTPVGYQPTEGNHPRNFVIDPSGKFLLVANEYSGNINVFRRDTNTGLLTKTANGILIKGPSCLIMKSYH; encoded by the coding sequence ATGACAGCTTATTTGATCATGCGTAAATATTTTCTATCTCTATACCTTATTTTTTGCGGCTTTGTCTCGGAAGGACAGCAAACAGTTCTTTTCATCGGATCCTATAATCTGGACAAATCACTTCCGGGGATCTATGTTTACAGCTTTGACAACACGACTGGTAAGCTGTCGAAAATAACCGACTGTTCCGGTGTACTCAATCCCTCCTTTCTAACGCTGTCCAATGACGGAAGATACCTTTATGCGTGCACAGATTCCAGGGCAGGACAAAAGGGAAGCGTCAGCAGTTTCAAATTCGATAGACAGCTGACACCAATCAGTCAGCAACCCACAGGAGCTGCAAATCCAGTCTACGTAGCACTCGATAAAACAGAGCGATGGTTGCTCAGTGGCAGCTATACCGGAGGTGGTACAGCTGCGTTTCCTGTAGGAAGGAACGGTGAGATCGACAAAGCGGCTCAAATCTTCTTATTCCAGGATAGTAGTGTCAAGCAGCAGCAAAAGTCCTCGCATATCCATTCGGTCAACTTTTCTCCCAATGGCCAAATGGTTTACCTGCCCGATTTAGGCGCGGACAAAATCCGTGATTTCCATTTTGATGGATCGAAAAAGATGCCGTTAAGCCAAGAATCATTTACACGAACCGCTCCCGGAAGTGGTCCCCGGCACATGGCCTTTCATCCACGAGGAAAATTTGCCTATTGTCTGTCGGAGCTTTCAGGTGCTGTTACGGTTTACTTAGTAAAGAATGGGCGGCTGGACTCCATTCAAGAAATTGGGTTACACGACAAATTGCATCAATTTTACAGCAGCGCAGATATCCATCTCTCTCCGGACGGTCTGTTTTTATATGCATCAAATAGAGGTGAAGAAAATAACATTGCGATATTCCGGGTAAATAATAAATCCGGAAAGCTGACACCTGTTGGCTACCAACCAACGGAGGGGAATCATCCAAGGAATTTCGTGATTGATCCCTCCGGAAAGTTTCTGCTGGTTGCTAATGAATATTCTGGAAATATTAATGTTTTCCGGCGTGATACCAATACCGGATTGTTGACAAAGACTGCAAACGGGATTTTGATAAAAGGCCCATCATGCTTAATCATGAAATCCTATCATTAA
- a CDS encoding hypothetical protein (product_source=Hypo-rule applied; superfamily=55920) — translation MKKFIKPGMITKELDDSDVAILNDFGAKSAPFDGR, via the coding sequence ATGAAAAAGTTCATCAAGCCCGGTATGATAACAAAAGAGCTTGATGATTCTGATGTTGCTATTTTAAACGACTTTGGCGCCAAATCTGCGCCATTTGATGGGCGCTAA